The Anopheles coluzzii chromosome 2, AcolN3, whole genome shotgun sequence genome window below encodes:
- the LOC120947669 gene encoding general odorant-binding protein 45-like, whose product MMASSGQVVAAAAVLLLMQLQTVTSATFGARDPPPPALREAQAACVKYLGICENRLHQYNNSVYPTDQDTMCMVRCAGIMVGFWDDCQGLKLDGLANLFPALAANDRVRYQIMSCAEKRIATCPPQDTCARAYNGFRCFLDAQKGGFGAKDMQPQQSTPPQPFDAQEFIRSLSICAKLQRIPKDRRDLYVQGVFPNDDKTRSLIRCVGIRTGLYDDEQGPNIALLYSLFGAGQSESEFRRRANLCIDANQPLLEAQDKNAQAYVKLYRCFADQISALVRANANAMA is encoded by the coding sequence ATGATGGCAAGCAGTGGGCAGGTAGTTGCCGCGGCagcagtgctgctgctgatgcagcTACAAACAGTAACTTCCGCGACATTCGGTGCTCGGGATCCTCCTCCACCGGCGCTCCGGGAAGCGCAGGCAGCGTGTGTGAAATACTTGGGCATCTGCGAAAACCGTCTCCACCAGTACAACAACAGCGTCTACCCAACCGACCAGGACACCATGTGTATGGTGCGCTGTGCCGGCATCATGGTCGGGTTCTGGGACGACTGTCAGGGACTGAAGCTGGACGGACTGGCTAACCTTTTCCCTGCGCTGGCAGCAAACGATCGCGTTCGGTATCAAATTATGAGCTGTGCAGAAAAGCGCATCGCCACCTGTCCGCCCCAAGATACCTGTGCCAGGGCGTACAACGGGTTCCGCTGCTTTCTGGATGCACAGAAGGGTGGATTCGGTGCGAAGGATATGCAGCCGCAGCAATCGACTCCACCGCAACCGTTCGATGCGCAGGAATTCATTCGCTCGCTATCGATTTGTGCCAAGCTGCAGCGCATACCCAAGGACCGGCGGGACCTGTACGTGCAGGGCGTTTTCCCGAACGACGACAAAACCCGCAGCCTCATTCGCTGCGTCGGCATCCGGACCGGGCTGTACGATGATGAGCAGGGTCCCAACATCGCACTGCTGTACAGTTTGTTCGGCGCTGGTCAATCGGAGAGCGAGTTCCGGCGCAGGGCAAACCTGTGCATCGACGCCAACCAGCCACTGCTGGAAGCGCAGGACAAAAATGCTCAGGCGTACGTTAAGCTGTACCGTTGCTTTGCCGACCAAATCAGTGCACTCGTACGGGCCAACGCTAATGCCATGGCGTAG
- the LOC120947670 gene encoding uncharacterized protein LOC120947670, with protein sequence MKSFQIATLTVLLVLLAGTASAKKASTIFGMPLQQDPVPATSTFIVSDFLQFLQTAVTCFNKLRIPEERFPLYLAGVFPNCPETQCFVRCLSANLNLYCDETGSDIDRHYLQYGLGQDYNCFRQKAEQCLAANTSPCNDPCEAAYKQELCFLDEFRKYVDSNMNSLIAAVAVEKAEQNPVYYNMLAHN encoded by the coding sequence ATGAAATCGTTTCAAATCGCCACCCTAaccgtgctgctggtgctgttggcCGGTACCGCATCGGCCAAGAAAGCGTCCACCATCTTCGGCATGCCGCTGCAGCAGGATCCAGTGCCCGCCACCTCCACCTTCATCGTGTCCGACTTTCTGCAGTTCCTGCAAACGGCCGTGACCTGCTTCAACAAGCTGCGAATCCCAGAGGAACGGTTCCCGCTCTACCTGGCCGGCGTGTTCCCGAACTGTCCGGAAACGCAATGCTTCGTGCGCTGCCTGTCCGCCAACCTGAACCTGTACTGTGACGAAACGGGCTCGGATATCGACCGGCACTACCTGCAGTACGGGCTGGGCCAGGACTACAACTGCTTCCGCCAGAAGGCCGAGCAGTGTCTGGCCGCTAACACTTCGCCGTGCAACGATCCGTGCGAGGCTGCGTACAAGCAGGAGCTCTGCTTCCTCGACGAGTTCCGCAAGTACGTCGACTCGAACATGAACTCGCTCATCGCGGCCGTCGCTGTGGAAAAGGCCGAACAGAACCCGGTATACTACAACATGCTGGCTCACAACTAA
- the LOC120947671 gene encoding general odorant-binding protein 99a-like, which produces MAPVRYHFLLWLLILIGVSSLVPPGECLDISKVTLDAAFYPLFGCARDLVVPEDLIELYKKRIFPDDQLTCCVFRCLGMRLGIYDDVKGFDVDKQYERVKDRLSVDEDTYKRGVKNCIRNVLRGRTLNNCEKAYLILNQCQGNTITNSLNQQLNEIRCN; this is translated from the coding sequence ATGGCACCTGTCAGATATCATTTCTTGCTGTGGCTATTAATTCTGATTGGCGTTAGTAGTCTAGTACCGCCTGGCGAGTGCTTGGACATATCTAAGGTTACGCTGGATGCCGCATTCTATCCCCTGTTTGGTTGTGCTCGCGATTTGGTTGTCCCCGAGGATTTAATCGAGCTGTACAAGAAACGCATCTTTCCCGACGATCAGTTAACATGCTGCGTGTTCCGATGTTTAGGAATGCGGCTTGGTATCTACGATGACGTCAAAGGATTTGACGTGGATAAGCAGTACGAACGAGTGAAAGACCGGCTGTCGGTTGACGAGGACACATACAAGCGTGGCGTTAAGAACTGCATCAGGAATGTACTGCGAGGCCGTACGCTGAACAACTGCGAAAAAGCTTACCTAATCTTAAATCAGTGTCAGGGTAACACCATTACCAATAGCCTTAATCAGCAACTTAACGAAATACGCTGtaattaa